One stretch of Brachyhypopomus gauderio isolate BG-103 chromosome 8, BGAUD_0.2, whole genome shotgun sequence DNA includes these proteins:
- the LOC143522113 gene encoding membrane-spanning 4-domains subfamily A member 8-like isoform X2: MSSGAVYAINVGSRFMGVNHGSPTHVSPAVAQLHGASAPPILGIPTVVPDGNMGNVVNVGNVGNVGFQPGRFEKFLKVQPKALGYIIAGSLTVAAENKRHICLLKGSLGMNVVSAVFSGTAIVLFSMDFVVRQVFNCYEMYGSYESYGSESHEECWMFFSRSNGISGVLLLFSLLQFIISICISAFGCRATCCD, from the exons ATGTCCTCTGGTGCAGTATATGCCATTAACGTGGGAAGCAGATTTATGGGTGTTAACCATGGGAGCCCCACACATGTGTCTCCAGCTGTAGCACAGCTACACGGAGCATCTGCACCGCCCATCCTCGGAATCCCCACTGTTGTGCCAGATGGCAACATGGGAAACGTGGTCAACGTGGGCAATGTGGGAAACGTAGGCTTCCAGCCAGGCCGGTTTGAGAAATTTCTGAAAGTGCAGCCAAAAGCCCTGGGG TACATCATTGCTGGATCTCTAACTGTCGCAGCAGAGAACAAACGTCACATCTGTTTG TTGAAAGGATCCCTGGGCATGAATGTGGTCAGTGCTGTATTTTCTGGAACAGCCATCGTTCTATTCTCTATGGACTTTGTAGTAAGGCAAGTTTTCAACTGCTATGAAATGTATGGAAGCTACGAAAGCTATGGCTCTGAAAGCCATGAAGAATGCTGGATGTTTTTT AGTCGGTCCAATGGAATCAGTGGAGTTCTTCTACTGTTCTCACTGCTTCAGTTCATCATCTCCATCTGCATCTCAGCGTTTGGCTGCAGGGCCACCTGCTGTGATTAG
- the LOC143522113 gene encoding membrane-spanning 4-domains subfamily A member 4A-like isoform X1 — protein MSSGAVYAINVGSRFMGVNHGSPTHVSPAVAQLHGASAPPILGIPTVVPDGNMGNVVNVGNVGNVGFQPGRFEKFLKVQPKALGIVQIMIGITTILFGIVTTFYAEAFSVFIGCVYWCSVTYIIAGSLTVAAENKRHICLLKGSLGMNVVSAVFSGTAIVLFSMDFVVRQVFNCYEMYGSYESYGSESHEECWMFFSRSNGISGVLLLFSLLQFIISICISAFGCRATCCD, from the exons ATGTCCTCTGGTGCAGTATATGCCATTAACGTGGGAAGCAGATTTATGGGTGTTAACCATGGGAGCCCCACACATGTGTCTCCAGCTGTAGCACAGCTACACGGAGCATCTGCACCGCCCATCCTCGGAATCCCCACTGTTGTGCCAGATGGCAACATGGGAAACGTGGTCAACGTGGGCAATGTGGGAAACGTAGGCTTCCAGCCAGGCCGGTTTGAGAAATTTCTGAAAGTGCAGCCAAAAGCCCTGGGG ATTGTCCAAATCATGATTGGGATCACAACAATACTGTTTGGCATTGTGACCACATTCTATGCAGAGGCATTCTCTGTGTTCATTGGTTGTGTTTACTGGTGTTCTGTAACT TACATCATTGCTGGATCTCTAACTGTCGCAGCAGAGAACAAACGTCACATCTGTTTG TTGAAAGGATCCCTGGGCATGAATGTGGTCAGTGCTGTATTTTCTGGAACAGCCATCGTTCTATTCTCTATGGACTTTGTAGTAAGGCAAGTTTTCAACTGCTATGAAATGTATGGAAGCTACGAAAGCTATGGCTCTGAAAGCCATGAAGAATGCTGGATGTTTTTT AGTCGGTCCAATGGAATCAGTGGAGTTCTTCTACTGTTCTCACTGCTTCAGTTCATCATCTCCATCTGCATCTCAGCGTTTGGCTGCAGGGCCACCTGCTGTGATTAG
- the LOC143522114 gene encoding membrane-spanning 4-domains subfamily A member 8-like codes for MASTSIPMHNTGNGFTIVTHVMSQPTATAETGRVAGFGPLQKFLKAEPKALGTVQIIIGIMTIFFGIVLLVNTGTISSHIGVIFWGSLCYIIAGSLTVVASNKLNRCEVKASMVLNVFSTICAGIAIITFSLDLSYSRYYSYSRYHPTITMGICGVLLLFQVLQFIISILVSAFACKATSKPQPAVNIVTVVPNPEECHPLVNPFPIAQSQQGPFAISSTIVNSPPAENPPPYNEMKDQQVS; via the exons ATGGCCAGCACTTCTATACCAATGCATAACACGGGGAATGGCTTCACCATTGTGACTCATGTGATGTCCCAACCAACGGCAACAGCTGAAACAGGACGTGTTGCTGGTTTTGGTCCACTTCAGAAATTTCTGAAAGCAGAGCCAAAGGCATTAGGA ACAGTCCAAATTATAATTGGTATAATGACCATATTCTTTGGTATTGTGCTATTAGTCAACACTGGAACCATCAGTTCCCACATTGGTGTCATTTTCTGGGGCTCTTTATGT TACATCATTGCTGGCTCACTCACTGTTGTGGCAAGCAACAAACTTAATCGCTGTGAG GTGAAAGCCTCTATGGTGCTTAATGTGTTTAGCACCATATGTGCAGGAATAGCCATCATCACATTTTCCTTGGATTTGTCCTACAGTAGATATTATTCTTACTCCAGATACCACCCAACT ATAACCATGGGGATATGtggtgtgctgctgctgttccAAGTGCTTCAGTTCATCATCTCCATTTTGGTCTCAGCCTTCGCctgcaaagccaccagcaaaccTCAACCTGCT GTGAATATTGTCACAGTGGTTCCAAACCCAGAGGAATGTCATCCATTGGTCAATCCCTTCCCTATTGCTCAAAGCCAACAG GGACCATTTGCCATCAGCAGCACCATAGTGAATTCTCCACCTGCAGAAAATCCTCCACCATATAATGAGATGAAAGACCAACAAGTTAGCTGa